A region from the Nematostella vectensis chromosome 13, jaNemVect1.1, whole genome shotgun sequence genome encodes:
- the LOC5513364 gene encoding cystathionine gamma-synthase isoform X2 translates to MGRTCRRERSQAADGYLYSRWNNPTVDAAAQTLNALEGGVGTLLFSSGMAAISTALLSLLKAGDHVVAPKIVYSGTLALLQTVLPRYGIEVTLVTGDSMESYQEAVKPSTKVIYGETPCNPTMAVLDLEAFAQLGMSLGEGVATMVDSTFGSPFNQAPLRHGIDVSIHSCTKYLGGHSDLVAGSLSVSSTHLLKKFHEYQKFFGGCLSPFDGYLLLRGIKTLHVRMERHNSNALEIAKFLENHEKVSVVNYPGLPSNPGHLIAKKQMRGFSGMVSFEVKGGLQEAVKFAESLKLVKLAVSLGGTDSLVEVVSCMTHPDKYVTPEMKAEAGVSDSLIRISVGLEHVEDLKQDIAQALDQMP, encoded by the exons GCAGACGGCTACCTCTACAGTAGGTGGAATAACCCAACTGTAGATGCTGCCGCACAAACACTCAATGCTCTAGAGGGCGGGGTGGGAACTCTGTTGTTCTCCTCTGGGATGGCGGCAATATCAACTGCTCTACTGTCACTGCTTAAAGCTGGGGATCATGTG GTTGCACCTAAAATTGTGTACAGTGGAACGCTTGCCTTACTTCAGACTGTCTTGCCTCGGTATGGAATAGAAGTAACCCTGGTCACTGGTGACTCTATGGAGTCCTACCAAGAAGCTGTCAAACCAAGCACAAAG GTGATTTATGGTGAAACCCCATGTAATCCGACCATGGCTGTTCTTGATCTGGAGGCATTTGCACAGCTTGGAATGAGCTTAGGTGAGGGTGTGGCCACCATGGTGGATAGTACTTTTGGGTCTCCATTCAACCAGGCTCCACTGCGACATGGTATTGATGTTAGCATTCACAGCTG CACCAAGTATCTGGGTGGCCACAGTGATCTGGTTGCTGGCTCGTTGTCAGTCTCATCAACACACCTCCTCAAGAAATTCCATGAATATCAGAAATTCTTTGGTGGATGcttg TCCCCATTTGATGGCTATCTTCTTCTACGAGGGATCAAAACTTTACATGTGCGAATGGAACGACACAACTCAAATGCTTTGGAGATTGCCAAGTTCCTAGAAAATCATGAAAAG GTTTCAGTAGTGAATTATCCTGGACTTCCTTCCAACCCTGGTCACCtaattgcaaagaaacaaatgagAGGTTTCAGTGGCATGGTGTCATTTGAGGTTAAGGGAGGTTTGCAAGAGGCTGTCAAATTTGCAGAG AGCCTAAAGTTGGTCAAACTAGCTGTGTCGTTGGGTGGCACTGATAGCCTAGTGGAGGTCGTAAGCTGCATGACACATCCGGACAAGTATGTGACGCCTGAGATGAAGGCTGAAGCAGGAGTCAGTGATTCTCTTATCAGAATAAG tgTTGGCCTTGAGCACGTTGAAGACCTCAAGCAAGACATTGCACAAGCACTTGATCAAATGCCCTAG
- the LOC5513365 gene encoding glucose-fructose oxidoreductase domain-containing protein 1, giving the protein MLPSVGVVDTGESCGELISALKAAGFTVSSLWGCTQHQAKTMAHRYDIGYSTSKIDELLLREDVDLVVILCPPHQRAEVAVKALSIGKHVLCEAPSGLSREEADRMVSAAQYYPRLLSIMKHELRFVPTFIKMKQLIEDGYCGRLLVCDCHLDMGSLLGISYDWTCDQAMGGGILTKYGCHIIDIVSFMTNQRAVSVNGTLKTFITQTDTISSFRHITSDDFCTFQMVLSDGAFVTVTLNSHSSSSSQTITVNGTNGQLVSTNERLVGTRDGEEEEFVIDRTANIKEMPLNTFHFGLEALVKEIKRAFEESVDKEDRRNADLQAIASAASFEDGLYTRSVMDAIITSSRKGCWVNIPPLSKSSSGQAPKRSSSDAYSTLPGNINSEKSEGKEKSVTHHIRHITIQKSF; this is encoded by the exons ATGTTGCCGTCTGTGGGGGTCGTAGATACGGGCGAATCGTGCGGAGAGCTGATCAGTGCGTTAAAAGCAGCAGGTTTTACCGTGAGCAGTCTTTGGGGTTGTACACAACATcaagcaaaaacaatggctCATCGTTACGACATCGGTTACTCCACGTCAAAAATCGACGAGTTGTTGCTAAGAGAGGATGTAGATTTGGTAGTTATATTGTGCCCACCGCACCAGCGAGCAGAGGTAGCTGTCAAAGCACTGTCGATTGGTAAACATGTGTTATGCGAGGCACCATCAGGACTGAGTCGAGAGGAAGCTGATAGAATGGTGTCTGCGGCACAGTACTATCCCCGCCTCTTGTCAATCATGAAGCATGAGTTAAGATTTGTGCCGACTTTCATAAAAATGAAGCAGTTGATAGAAGATGGCTATTGTGGCCGGTTGCTTGTCTGTGATTGTCATCTCGATATGGGGTCCTTACTTGGTATTTCTTACGACTGGACATGCGATCAAGCTATGGGTGGTGGCATCCTCACAAAGTATGGCTGCCATATTATTGATATTGTATCATTTatgaccaatcagagagcaGTATCAGTGAACGGAACCCTCAAGACATTTATCACCCAGACAGACACAATCTCAAGTTTTCGTCATATCACGAGTGATGACTTTTGCACCTTTCAAATGGTGCTCAGTGATGGTGCTTTTGTGACTGTTACCTTGAATAGTCACTCCTCCTCTAGCTCACAGACGATAACAGTCAATGGAACAAATGGGCAATTAGTGTCTACTAACGAGCGTCTTGTTGGAACTCGTGATGGGGAAGAAGAGGAGTTTGTAATTGATCGGACTGCTAACATCAAGGAAATGCCACTCAATACTTTTCACTTTGGCTTGGAGGCACTCGTGAAGGAGATCAAGCGAGCATTTGAGGAGTCAGTGGATAAAGAAGACAGACGTAATGCTGACCTGCAGGCGATAGCAAGCGCTGCATCCTTTGAAGATG GTTTATACACCAGGTCAGTGATGGATGCCATTATTACATCAAGCCGTAAGGGATGCTGGGTGAACATCCCTCCGTTATCTAAGTCCTCAAGCGGTCAAGCCCCTAAACGCTCCTCCTCAGATGCTTACAGTACGTTGCCTGGAAACATCAACAGCGAGAAGAGTGAAGGAAAGGAGAAGTCAGTCACTCATCATATTAGGCATATAACGATACAGAAGTCATTTTAG